One Triticum dicoccoides isolate Atlit2015 ecotype Zavitan chromosome 4B, WEW_v2.0, whole genome shotgun sequence genomic window carries:
- the LOC119295038 gene encoding uncharacterized protein LOC119295038: MDDKSEKGKDKDGFASTPPNRHKAGLKFSPKVPTRKTPKCVPKMEPEEENELDTIDKELLMKLRTPQFHMQSQGALERRFKAEKNEACVQVAFGQVNSSTARSFPTPKSSSSVKQEQEVNLFSKYTMSGVTTSAAKLPKQFTGPQDFTHRSYNYPLITLPLRRPHSANPEFFDEDMFGKFSSSRTQDGELTAAQELGLMDTEDNMNTPQLLFFQFPATLPLPQVVSVAGADMDTSDSEGVETEEPNKKRRLESINGCKLKDLPGGLMGKLLVYKSGKVKMRLGDALFDVSARFGLHICSRGCSDQHKQEALLQPGGWGR, encoded by the exons ATGGACGACAAGAGTGAAAAGGGGAAAGACAAGGATGGCTTTGCTTCCACTCCACCCAATCGCCACAAG GCCGGGCTTAAATTTTCACCCAAGGTGCCTACTAGGAAAACCCCAAAATGTGTCCCTAAGAT GGAACCGGAAGAGGAGAACGAGCTCGACACAATTGATAAGGAGTTACTGATGAAACTTAGAACGCCACAG TTTCATATGCAGAGTCAAGGGGCCCTCGAAAGAAGATTCAAGGCTGAGAAAAATG AAGCCTGTGTTCAGGTTGCATTTGGACAAGTGAACTCTTCAACTGCAAGATCCTTCCCCACCCCTAAAAGTTCTTCATCAG TGAAACAAGAACAGGAGGTAAACCTTTTTAGCAAGTATACGATGTCTGGCGTTACGACTTCTGCTGCAAAGTTACCCAAACAGTTCACTGGACCTCAG GACTTTACCCATCGCAGCTACAACTATCCTCTTATTACCCTCCCTCTAAGGAGGCCCCACTCTGCAAATCCAG AATTTTTTGATGAAGACATGTTTGGAAAGTTCTCTTCCAGCAGAACACAAGATGGTGAATTAACTGCAGCTCAGGAACTTGGGCTAATG GACACTGAGGACAACATGAATACACCACAGTTGCTCTTCTTCCAGTTCCCTGCAACTCTTCCTTTACCGCAGGTTGTATCCGTTGCTGGGGCAGATATGGACACGAGTGACAGTGAGGGTGTTGAAACAGAAGAACCCAATAAGAAGAGGAGACTCGAGTCAATCAACGGCTGTAAGCTAAAAGATTTGCCAGGTGGTCTCATGGGGAAGCTGCTCGTGTACAAGAGTGGTAAAGTGAAGATGAGGCTCGGAGATGCACTCTTTGAT GTTTCAGCTAGGTTTGGACTGCACATTTGCTCAAGAGGCTGTAGCGATCAACACAAACAAGAAGCACTGCTGCAGCCTGGGGGCTGGGGGAGGTGA